The following are encoded in a window of Flavobacterium cupriresistens genomic DNA:
- a CDS encoding mechanosensitive ion channel family protein, whose amino-acid sequence MWKDIIEFINYNFINGENVKISLLDLMLLFLAITATSIVLKLIQKLFSKKLPVADKKKFNSVFQVVKYIVYLFVIVLMLNATGVNVNVFLTASAALFVGLGFALQTFFQDIISGVLIILDQSLHVGDIIEVDGRVGLVQEIKLRTTIVVTRNDRVMIIPNHKFMDDTLFNWTQNNSSNRESVSVGVAYGSDVRLVEKLLHQAVDSVEGIVKGGTVKVTFDDFADSSLNFSVHFYVIHGMQTPGIQSEIRFRINDLFAENNISIPFPQRDLNVISVPVNLASKKEKE is encoded by the coding sequence ATGTGGAAGGATATTATTGAATTTATTAATTACAATTTTATTAATGGCGAAAATGTAAAAATCTCGCTACTTGATTTGATGCTGCTTTTTCTTGCTATAACGGCAACATCGATCGTATTAAAGTTAATTCAGAAGTTGTTTAGTAAAAAACTTCCTGTCGCAGACAAAAAGAAGTTCAATAGTGTTTTTCAGGTCGTTAAGTATATCGTTTACCTTTTTGTAATTGTATTAATGCTAAACGCAACCGGAGTAAATGTTAATGTGTTTTTAACCGCCTCTGCAGCCTTGTTTGTAGGTTTAGGGTTTGCATTACAAACATTTTTTCAGGATATTATTTCGGGAGTTCTAATCATTTTGGATCAGTCTTTGCATGTGGGTGATATCATTGAAGTCGACGGTCGTGTTGGATTGGTACAAGAGATCAAATTAAGAACCACCATTGTTGTGACCAGAAATGATCGTGTGATGATCATTCCGAATCATAAATTTATGGACGACACACTTTTTAATTGGACTCAGAATAATTCGAGTAACCGGGAAAGTGTTTCCGTTGGAGTAGCGTATGGAAGCGATGTTCGTTTAGTCGAAAAATTATTGCATCAGGCAGTAGATTCAGTTGAAGGAATTGTCAAAGGAGGAACGGTTAAAGTTACTTTTGATGACTTTGCAGATTCTTCGCTAAACTTCTCAGTTCACTTTTATGTTATTCATGGTATGCAGACGCCGGGGATTCAAAGCGAAATTAGGTTCCGAATAAATGATCTGTTTGCAGAAAACAATATTTCAATTCCGTTCCCGCAAAGGGACTTAAACGTAATAAGCGTGCCGGTAAATTTGGCTTCAAAAAAAGAGAAAGAATAA
- a CDS encoding ABC transporter permease — translation MSIISLIIKREFIAKVRNKSFVVMTFLSPLLFVAITVFIGYLASMKADTKRIAIHDETGLLADDFLKENKKEAEYHYLNLSEISVKDLKDSITNENFSGLIVIPKTGNLKDLESKVELISGESLPGPFIKDVQNLVEKKLTAFNLQKANIDTLQIKKAQAKVDVVLKNTKGEKRFKGLNWMKIVIGGGFGYLIMMFIIIYGNMVMRSVIEEKTNRIIEIIISSVKPFQLMIGKIVGTSLAGLLQFLIWVVIGLGLMFVASAFFGVNVGPEGRIPPEVMQSAQQEFSGTAQMYIAELWNLPIASIVIGFVIYFIGGYFLYSSFYAAIGAAVDNQTDSQQFLLPIIMPLILSVYIGFFTVVNDPHGTIAVVFSMIPLTSPIVMLMRLPFGVPWWQIAISVSLLFATFLLVVWFAAKIYRVGILMYGKKPTWKELYKWLKY, via the coding sequence ATGAGCATTATATCATTAATTATAAAAAGAGAATTTATAGCAAAAGTTCGTAACAAGTCTTTTGTTGTCATGACATTTTTGAGTCCGTTGTTGTTTGTTGCCATTACCGTATTTATTGGTTATTTAGCTTCAATGAAAGCAGATACAAAGCGTATTGCAATTCATGATGAAACGGGTTTGCTTGCAGACGATTTTCTGAAAGAGAATAAAAAAGAGGCCGAATACCATTACCTGAATTTATCGGAGATAAGTGTTAAGGACTTAAAGGATAGTATTACCAATGAAAATTTTAGTGGTCTAATTGTGATTCCTAAAACCGGTAATTTAAAAGATCTGGAAAGTAAAGTAGAATTGATATCCGGCGAAAGTCTTCCGGGGCCTTTCATAAAAGATGTACAAAATTTAGTAGAGAAAAAGCTTACCGCATTCAACCTGCAAAAAGCAAACATAGATACTTTGCAAATTAAAAAAGCACAAGCTAAAGTAGATGTGGTTTTGAAAAATACAAAGGGCGAAAAGAGATTCAAAGGGTTGAATTGGATGAAAATTGTAATCGGTGGCGGATTCGGTTACTTAATTATGATGTTTATTATCATTTATGGCAATATGGTAATGCGCAGCGTGATCGAAGAAAAAACGAATCGTATTATTGAAATTATTATTTCGTCCGTGAAACCTTTTCAGTTGATGATCGGTAAAATTGTCGGGACCTCACTTGCAGGATTGTTACAGTTTTTGATCTGGGTGGTCATTGGTCTCGGATTAATGTTTGTGGCTTCTGCTTTTTTTGGCGTGAATGTAGGACCGGAAGGAAGAATTCCTCCCGAAGTAATGCAGTCCGCGCAACAGGAATTTTCAGGAACAGCACAAATGTACATTGCCGAATTATGGAATTTGCCTATTGCCAGTATTGTAATTGGTTTTGTTATTTATTTTATTGGAGGGTATTTTTTATATAGTTCGTTTTATGCCGCAATTGGGGCTGCTGTTGATAATCAAACCGATTCACAACAATTTCTTTTGCCAATTATTATGCCTCTAATTCTGAGTGTTTATATCGGATTTTTTACCGTTGTGAATGATCCGCATGGAACTATTGCCGTGGTGTTTTCGATGATTCCGTTAACATCACCGATTGTAATGTTAATGCGACTTCCGTTCGGTGTGCCTTGGTGGCAAATTGCAATTTCAGTATCTTTATTGTTTGCGACCTTTTTGCTTGTTGTTTGGTTCGCTGCGAAAATTTATCGTGTCGGTATTTTAATGTACGGAAAGAAACCAACCTGGAAAGAGTTATACAAATGGCTTAAATATTAA
- a CDS encoding ABC transporter ATP-binding protein, translating to MSNLLEVHKVVKQYGDYVALNEVSLNVPKGSIYGLLGPNGAGKTSLIRIINQITLPDSGEIILDGEKLQPKHVQTIGYLPEERGLYTSMKVGEQCLYLAQMKGLSKAEAKQQLEYWFDRLGIQGWWNKKIQELSKGMAQKIQFVVCVLHKPKLLIFDEPFSGFDPVNANVIKDEILALKEQGATIIFSTHRMESVEELCDHIALIHKSNKLIEGKVSDVKRQFRTNSFEVGILTDNVEGLMYDITQKFTVAPAQFKSLNEDLKLEIQIGNATPNELLHLLTQRGQVTHFVEKIPSINDIFIKTVTENKN from the coding sequence ATGAGCAACTTACTCGAAGTACATAAAGTCGTAAAACAATACGGTGATTATGTAGCGCTTAACGAAGTTTCATTAAATGTACCAAAAGGTAGTATTTATGGACTATTAGGTCCCAATGGAGCCGGAAAAACATCTCTAATTCGTATTATAAACCAGATTACTTTGCCCGATAGCGGTGAAATAATTCTGGACGGAGAGAAATTACAACCCAAACATGTACAAACAATAGGGTATTTACCTGAAGAAAGAGGTTTGTATACTTCAATGAAAGTAGGCGAGCAATGTTTGTATCTGGCACAAATGAAAGGGCTTTCTAAGGCCGAAGCCAAACAACAGTTAGAATACTGGTTTGACCGTCTGGGAATTCAGGGTTGGTGGAACAAGAAAATTCAGGAACTTTCTAAAGGAATGGCACAGAAAATACAGTTTGTAGTTTGTGTCTTGCATAAGCCTAAATTACTGATTTTCGATGAACCTTTTTCGGGTTTTGACCCCGTAAACGCCAATGTCATAAAAGATGAAATTTTGGCATTAAAAGAGCAAGGCGCAACAATTATTTTCTCTACGCATCGTATGGAAAGTGTAGAAGAACTTTGCGACCATATTGCACTGATTCATAAATCAAATAAATTAATCGAAGGAAAGGTTAGCGATGTAAAACGCCAGTTCAGAACCAATAGTTTTGAAGTGGGTATCCTGACCGATAATGTAGAAGGTCTGATGTATGATATTACACAGAAGTTTACCGTTGCCCCGGCACAGTTTAAATCCTTAAATGAAGATCTGAAGTTAGAGATCCAAATCGGAAATGCAACTCCAAACGAACTATTGCATCTTTTGACACAGCGTGGACAAGTCACCCATTTTGTGGAAAAGATTCCAAGTATCAATGATATTTTTATTAAAACCGTAACGGAAAACAAAAACTAG
- the dnaJ gene encoding molecular chaperone DnaJ: MKKDFYEILGISKGADAAEIKKAYRKSALKYHPDKNPGDKEAEENFKLAAEAYEVLSDPSKKAKYDQYGHQAFDGSGGFGGGGHGGMNMDDIFSQFGDIFGGGFGGFGGGGGGGPRRSKGSNLRIKVKLTLEEIANGVEKKVKVKRKVQAKGATYKTCTTCNGQGQVMRVTNTILGRMQSASTCPACGGSGQILDKKPSEADSQGMVLEDETVSIKIPAGVVDGMQLKVSGKGNDAPGNSIPGDLIVAIEELEHEFLKREGENIHFDLYISFPEAVLGISKDIEAINGKVRIKLEEGIQSGKILRLKGKGIPSINGYGSGDLLVHVNVWTPKTLNKEQKQFFENALNDDHFIPSPEKSEKSFFEKVKDMFS; this comes from the coding sequence ATGAAAAAAGATTTTTACGAAATACTTGGCATTTCAAAAGGTGCCGATGCTGCTGAAATTAAAAAAGCGTACCGAAAAAGTGCACTAAAATATCACCCGGATAAAAACCCGGGCGACAAAGAGGCAGAAGAAAACTTCAAATTGGCAGCAGAAGCTTATGAAGTTTTAAGTGATCCGAGCAAAAAAGCGAAATACGACCAATACGGACATCAAGCATTTGATGGTTCCGGCGGATTTGGCGGTGGTGGCCATGGCGGGATGAATATGGATGACATTTTCAGCCAGTTTGGTGATATTTTTGGTGGCGGATTTGGCGGATTCGGTGGTGGCGGAGGCGGAGGCCCTCGTCGCTCTAAAGGAAGTAATCTTAGAATTAAAGTTAAATTGACTTTAGAAGAGATTGCCAATGGAGTAGAGAAAAAAGTAAAAGTAAAACGTAAAGTTCAAGCCAAAGGAGCTACCTACAAAACCTGTACGACTTGTAACGGTCAAGGTCAGGTGATGCGTGTTACCAACACTATTTTAGGAAGAATGCAATCCGCATCTACCTGTCCTGCTTGTGGTGGTTCCGGACAAATTTTAGATAAAAAACCTTCTGAAGCAGATTCTCAAGGGATGGTTTTGGAAGACGAAACCGTATCAATAAAAATTCCAGCAGGTGTTGTTGACGGGATGCAGCTTAAAGTTTCCGGAAAAGGAAATGATGCTCCGGGAAATAGTATTCCAGGTGATTTGATTGTTGCTATCGAAGAGTTAGAACATGAGTTTTTGAAACGCGAAGGAGAGAATATTCATTTTGATTTATATATCAGTTTCCCGGAAGCCGTTTTAGGAATTTCTAAGGATATCGAAGCCATCAACGGAAAAGTTCGTATCAAATTAGAAGAAGGTATTCAATCCGGAAAAATCTTAAGATTAAAAGGAAAAGGAATTCCAAGTATAAATGGTTACGGAAGCGGAGATTTGTTAGTGCACGTAAATGTTTGGACGCCAAAAACGTTAAATAAAGAGCAAAAACAATTTTTTGAAAATGCGTTAAACGACGATCATTTTATTCCAAGTCCTGAAAAGTCAGAAAAATCATTTTTTGAGAAAGTAAAAGACATGTTTTCATAG
- a CDS encoding nucleotide exchange factor GrpE, whose translation MKFKNIFKNNSNMTTENTEFDQELDDVTLENNANGEQLIVEELSVEEQLAQDLAKEKDKFLRLFAEFENYKRRTSKERIDLFKSANQEVLLAMLPVLDDFDRAIVEINKSEDETLTKGVELIHEKLKSTLVGKGLEQVEVRAGDAFDADFAEAITQIPAPSDKMKGKIVDVIEKGYKLGDKIIRFPKVVIGN comes from the coding sequence ATGAAGTTTAAAAATATTTTTAAAAATAATAGTAATATGACTACGGAAAATACAGAATTCGATCAGGAATTAGATGATGTAACGTTAGAGAACAATGCCAACGGTGAGCAGTTAATTGTTGAAGAATTAAGTGTTGAAGAGCAATTAGCTCAAGACTTGGCAAAAGAAAAAGATAAGTTTCTGAGATTATTTGCCGAATTCGAAAATTACAAAAGAAGAACTTCAAAAGAGCGTATCGATTTATTTAAATCGGCAAATCAAGAGGTTTTGTTAGCAATGCTTCCTGTTTTAGATGATTTTGACAGAGCAATTGTAGAAATTAACAAATCTGAAGATGAAACTTTGACAAAAGGAGTGGAGTTAATTCATGAAAAACTAAAAAGCACTTTAGTAGGTAAAGGTTTAGAGCAGGTTGAAGTTAGAGCAGGTGATGCTTTTGATGCCGATTTTGCTGAAGCAATTACTCAAATTCCTGCACCTTCTGATAAAATGAAGGGTAAAATTGTTGATGTTATAGAAAAAGGATACAAATTAGGAGACAAAATTATCCGTTTCCCTAAAGTAGTTATCGGTAACTAA